From Vigna unguiculata cultivar IT97K-499-35 chromosome 5, ASM411807v1, whole genome shotgun sequence, the proteins below share one genomic window:
- the LOC114185738 gene encoding circumsporozoite protein-like, with the protein MVMYRYDAFPARIGRMRHHVRPYRGLLAPCYKIDKSPGRVRGTDMRPVHSESRRSSRPGHSESRRSSRPGHSESSRSRRRDHGHQGSDNLRRSARILMRNTSSGSGGGSTRVGVNVGNPVNPPAAPAVPSAVPPNLNPTRVVNPLGNPNTAGVVNPLGNPNTAGVGNPNTVNPNTAGVGNPNTVNPNRNPPVVPPVNPPVVPPNPGVSNPNPSPNISLSRNNVGSMGLMTHAFKTEDMASVEQINKLNADIEALVEQINKLNADIEAFKRDVKQIEDKRLACLVKYWNDATVMVNISRI; encoded by the coding sequence ATGGTGATGTATCGGTATGATGCTTTTCCGGCGAGGATAGGAAGGATGAGGCATCATGTTCGTCCTTACCGAGGTCTTTTAGCTCCTTGCTATAAGATCGACAAGTCTCCAGGCCGCGTTCGTGGAACTGATATGAGACCGGTTCACTCAGAATCCAGGAGAAGTTCCCGTCCGGGTCACTCAGAATCCAGGAGAAGTTCCCGTCCGGGTCACTCAGAATCCAGCAGGAGCCGTCGGAGAGATCATGGTCACCAAGGATCTGACAACTTGAGAAGAAGTGCCCGTATCCTTATGCGCAATACCAGCAGCGGTAGCGGCGGCGGTAGTACCCGTGTTGGGGTTAACGTAGGTAACCCTGTTAATCCTCCTGCTGCTCCTGCTGTTCCTTCTGCTGTTCCTCCTAACCTTAATCCTACTCGTGTGGTTAACCCTTTGGGTAACCCTAATACGGCTGGTGTGGTTAACCCTTTGGGTAACCCTAATACGGCTGGTGTGGGTAACCCTAATACGGTTAACCCTAATACGGCTGGTGTGGGTAACCCTAATACGGTTAACCCTAACCGTAATCCTCCGGTTGTTCCTCCTGTTAATCCTCCGGTTGTTCCTCCTAATCCTGGTGTGAGTAACCCTAACCCTAGTCCTAATATCAGTCTAAGTAGAAACAATGTTGGGTCTATGGGTTTAATGACGCATGCTTTCAAGACAGAAGATATGGCGTCTGTAGAGCAGATTAACAAGTTAAATGCAGATATTGAAGCTCTTGTAGAGCAGATTAACAAGTTAAATGCAGATATTGAAGCTTTTAAAAGAGATGTTAAACAGATTGAGGATAAAAGATTAGCTTGCTTAGTTAAATACTGGAATGATGCAACGGTGATGGTTAACATAAGTAGGATTTAG
- the LOC114184751 gene encoding LOW QUALITY PROTEIN: uncharacterized protein LOC114184751 (The sequence of the model RefSeq protein was modified relative to this genomic sequence to represent the inferred CDS: deleted 2 bases in 1 codon; substituted 1 base at 1 genomic stop codon) produces MMNCLQINDXIEPFCQDQIALYKECAERRDKEIRKRLQDSELKLGLSMPLDEAKGRASQLEAEVTSLERRLILAIGVEGIEGFRQRWSLHGRLTDSKNRLQFLKQGIDSRKKKD; encoded by the exons ATGATGAACT GCTTGCAAATCAATGAC TGAATTGAACCGTTTTGTCAAGACCAAATTGCTTTATATAAGGAATGTGCTGAACGAAGG GATAAGGAGATACGGAAGCGACTTCAAGATAGTGAATTGAAGTTGGGTTTATCAATGCCTCTAGATGAAGCCAAGGGGAGGGCCTCTCAGCTTGAGGCAGAAGTTACATCATTGGAGAG GCGCCTAATTCTTGCTATTGGAGTTGAAGGCATTGAAGGTTTCCGCCAAAGATGGAGCCTACATGGCCGCCTTACTGATTCCAA AAATAGGTTGCAGTTCTTAAAGCAGGGCATAGAtagcagaaaaaaaaaggattag
- the LOC114184085 gene encoding fatty acyl-CoA reductase 3-like — MKCLDLHSPHTQFFFTTHFPFFFFLNTFSPMEVGSVLDFLQNKTILIIGATGFIAKIFLEKILRVQPNVKKIFLLLRASDDSSATYRLHNEIIAKDLFIVLKEKLGANFKSFISEKLTLVPGDITYEDLGLKDSILREDICNQTDVIVNLAATTNFDERYDIALGINSFGTKHVMNFAKQCTKLKVLLHVSTAYVCGERGGLILEDPYHFGETLNGVSGLDIDAEKTIVCKKLDELKEQGATERDVKIAMKNLGITRAKVYGWPNTYVFTKAVGEMLVEKLKGNLSVVILRPTIVTSTMKEPFPGYAEGVRTIDSLAVTYAKGKLTCFLGDINGVVDVVPADMVVNAMLVAMVAHAKQPSDIIYHVGSSVRNPVTYLNLQDFGLKYFTAKPWINKDGTPVKVGRVTVLTSMDSFQRYMFLRYLLPLKGLELANTALCQYFRGTYLELHRKIQVVMRMVELYRPYMFFKGVFDDMNTEKLRMAAKESGTETDLFYFDTKNINWDDYFMKTHLPGIVKYIFK, encoded by the exons ATGAAATGCCTCGATTTACATTCACCTCACACACAATTCTTCTTCACAACCcactttcctttctttttctttctcaacaCATTTTCTCCGATGGAGGTGGGAAGTGTTCTTGACTTTcttcaaaacaaaaccatttTAATCATTGGAGCAACAGGGTTTATTGCCAAAA TTTTTCTGGAGAAGATATTGAGGGTTCAACCCAATGTAAAgaagatttttcttcttttgagagCCTCAGATGACAGTTCTGCTACTTATCGATTGCACAATGAG ATCATAGCGAAGGACTTGTTCATTGTGCTAAAGGAAAAACTGGGTGCAAATTTTAAGTCCTTCATCTCTGAAAAACTGACTCTGGTGCCTGGGGACATTACCTATGAGGATTTGGGTTTGAAAGATTCAATTCTGAGGGAAGACATCTGCAATCAGACGGATGTTATAGTCAATTTGGCTGCAACTACAAACTTTGATGAAAG GTATGACATAGCTTTGGGTATAAACAGCTTTGGGACGAAGCATGTCATGAACTTTGCTAAACAGTGCACTAAACTGAAAGTGCTTCTTCATGTATCAACAG CCTATGTATGTGGTGAGAGAGGTGGCCTCATACTAGAGGACCCCTATCACTTTGGTGAAACACTAAATGGAGTGTCTGGCCTAGACATCGATGCAGAAAAGACCATTGTGTGTAAAAAATTGGATGAACTAAAAGAACAAGGAGCCACAGAACGTGATGTTAAAATAGCCATGAAGAATCTCGGTATTACCAG AGCAAAGGTGTATGGATGGCCAAACACATACGTGTTCACAAAAGCAGTGGGAGAAATGCTTGTGGAGAAACTCAAAGGAAACCTATCTGTTGTTATTCTGCGACCTACCATTGTCACAAGCACAATGAAAGAACCTTTCCCTGGTTATGCCGAAGGTGTCAg AACCATTGACAGTTTAGCTGTTACTTACGCGAAAGGAAAGCTAACATGTTTCCTTGGAGATATCAATGGAGTTGTGGATGTG GTCCCAGCAGACATGGTGGTGAATGCTATGCTAGTGGCCATGGTGGCTCATGCAAAGCAGCCAAGTGATATCATATACCACGTGGGTTCCTCTGTTAGAAACCCTGTCACATATTTGAATCTCCAAGACTTTGGATTAAAATATTTCACTGCAAAACCATGGATAAACAAAGATGGCACACCAGTCAAAGTTGGCAGAGTCACTGTTCTGACCAGCATGGATAGTTTTCAGAGATATATGTTCCTTCGTTACCTCCTTCCACTAAAG GGACTTGAGCTGGCCAACACTGCACTTTGTCAGTATTTCCGGGGAACATATCTTGAGCTGCATAGGAAGATCCAAGTTGTGATGCGGATGGTTGAACTTTACAGACCCTACATGTTCTTTAAAGGAGT ATTTGACGATATGAACACAGAGAAGTTGAGAATGGCAGCAAAAGAAAGTGGGACAGAGACAGATCTGTTTTACTTTGATACAAAAAACATTAATTGGGATGATTACTTTATGAAGACCCATCTTCCTGGCATTGTGAAGTACATTTTCAAGTGA